Sequence from the Caldanaerobius fijiensis DSM 17918 genome:
CTCTTCTCTCAACACGGAAAAACCTGTTGCTTTGCTTCCTGGATCGAATTTCAACCTTAACGGTTGGAAGTTACTCTCTTCTGCCGTTCTATCTTTCAAACGGATAACAAAGGGCATTAATCTATGCACCACCGCTCTGCCGCTTTGCAGCAGCTTTCTTGCGCGTTTCTCCGTGCACGGCATGAGCGGTTTCTTCTTTTTATCCAAGACAAAAACCATTCTTCCTTCTCTCCTTTCGGAGCCCCTTACGGGGCTGGTGACGCCGCGGATTGCCGATCCGCGGTCTTCCCTCGTCAATGTTGGAAGGGGTTTAGCGCACAGCGCACCGCTCGCTGCACCCCTGCTCGCTTTTAACGCTGTGCCACAGGGCAGAAGACTGGGAATGCATCTTAAGGTGTGCACCCTCCCAACGTAGTGCCTTCATCGTTCCGGCTGAACTCCGGCACTCAGGCTGGTCATAGGTCTGGCTTAGCTGCAGGGCTTGTCCCCAAGCCCCTGGCTTCAGCCATGGGGTCTATGACCACCCCCTTTCTCATTCCTTTGGAAAATCGTGCGTTTGTAAATATTTAGGAGATGGATTTGTCGCAGTGATAAATCCATCTCCTAAATATTGGATGATAATTCGGAAACAGCTTCCGCTTAACGTTCCATATATTGGCTGCGTTCGGGCGCAAAAAAAGAGGCTTCAAAGCCTCCCGTGCAATCCGCCTCAAGTTTGGGTTTCCTCGTCCGGATAGAGTATGACCAACTGTCCGCAGTCGGGGCATGAGTCGTACGGAATCGAAAACTCCGGCATGACGGCTCTCTTGACTCCGTACTTCTCAAAGTACCGGGAAATGTTTCCCATCGCAGCGTCATATGCGATTTCCCCCTTTTCTGAATCTGCTCTATCATTCTCTCAACCTCCCTCAGAGTCTTCCCTGCTGTATTATGATAGCAGGTTTCTTTTTCTCCTGCAGAAAAACAAAAGGGCATCCTTTTCGGACACCTTCACCAACCTTTGTTCATATTCTTCTTCGATTTTCTGCCGTTTTTCTTTTGGCTTTTCTTCTCCGCCTGCTCATCCGCATTCATACTCACTTCTGTCACCGTATTGTTTTCCGCTCCCTTCATCTCTGACTCTTTCGCTTCCGTTTTCTCTGTCCCACTTTCATTCGTTTTGACTTTGCTGATATAGAAAAATTTTGTTTCGTTTTCAGCTGTGTCCGTTTCTTTCTCTTCTGCGTCTTGCGTATGCTTCATATCCGTTTCCTTTGCGCTCTGTGTCTGCTCCATGTCGGCCTCTTTTTCGCTTTCCACCTGCTTCACGTTTGCTTTGTTCTGTTTTTCTTCTTTCGCCCATTCGGGGCTGTACATGCTTATCGGTTCTGGCTTTATCATTTTCGCCAGCGGGTGCTTCGTGTAGTCCATCTTGTCTATCATGAGCGGCTTCTGGCCCCTCAGTATGAGTATCGCCTTCTCAGGCGGCAGCCTCAGTATCTCGTCCGGGTTCAGCAGGTTTCTCTTCTGCGTGCCGGATGATACATCTCCCAGATCGAACAGCCCTTCAAGTCCGGCTTTCTTTCTTATCGACACACTTCTCACCGTCGCTGCTCCCAAAAGGTCGCACACGAACTGGGCCGTGGCCGTGTCCGTGCACCCCAAAAACAGCCTCGAGTCGCAGTTGCCTATTATCTCCTGCCATGCATCGTTGGGGTACCTGTTCCTGAGCTGCGCTATGTTCTGGAATATCACGGAGCAGTGCAGGCCCCTCGACCTTATCGTGCTTATCTTCTTCGTGAAATCCGGTATGGCTCCTATGTTCGGGAACTCGTCTAATAAGAAGTACACTTCGGGGCTGCACCTTCCTCCGTTCATGTCCGCATACCTTATCAGCTTTATGAACAGGAACGAGAAGAACAATCCGGCAAGAAAATCGAACGTCGAATCCATGTCGCTGGAGATGCAGAAGTACGCGCACTTCTTTCTTGCAGGCTGTGTCAGGTCAATGTCGCTCACTTCCGTCAGCTTCTGCACCAGCCTGTTCTGGAACACCTGAAGCCTGGTGCCGAGTCCTATCACGACGCCCGTTCTCACCGTTTCGTTGGCCTGCGCGTATATGTTGTACGGCATCTTCGCGGGGTGGCCTGCGGGCAGCGTGTCGAATATGTCGTCCACCTTCTTTGAGTCGCCGCTTGCCAGAAGTGCGTACACACTCGCAAGGTTCTTGTTCTCCTCCGGGTATTCGCACACGACGTACAACACCAGCGCCTTCAGCAGGTTCTGCTCCGCTCTGTCCCAGAACGGATCGCCGGACTTGCTCCCTATCACCTTCGTGTTGGCTATGACAACTTCCGTGAACATCTGTGCATCTATGTCGTCCTTCACCTCTGCTATCGGGTTCCATCTGTCGGAGTGCGTCATGTTCACGAGGTTGAAAAGCTTCACATCGTATCCCATGTCCCTCAAAAACCGAGCCATGTCGTTAAACAGCTCGCCCTTCGGGTCCGTCACCACCATGCTCTTGCCCTCTTTTGCCAGCTGCAGCATGTTCGTCCTCACGTACGACCTTGACTTCATCGAGCCGGATGCTCCGAAAACCGCCACATTCCTGTTGAAGTACGTCTTTTCGTGAAGCGTGACCGTCCTGCCGTTTATTTTTCCGAATATCAAGCCCCTGTTCGTGCCTATGCCCAGCACCTTTCTGGCCTCACTCTCCGTCATCCAGTTCGCCGTGCCGTGTGTGCCGTTATCTTTGAGGTACTCCACTCCCGCTGTGTTCACCCCGCTTTCCCTTGCGATGACTATCAGCGCAGCTGTAATCACTGCCACGATGAACGACATTATGAGGTAGCCCGTCAGTATGCGCTTGTCTGCCAGCGCTTTGAAGTCCAACAGCGGGTTTGCGTACATCGTCTTTACGAACGACAAATCCGGCATGTTTCCCACGCCGTTGTAACCCTTCAGGGCCATGTACATCCTGACGATGGGCACGAACAGCCACACCCCAGCGAGCATGTACACCGTCGTGCCCATGAGTGCTGTGAGTGCTTTTTCTTTCAAGTTACCAGCTCCCTTCTGAAAATCTTGCACAAAAAAAAAATAAAAAAACAGGCTTCAGATTTGCCTGCCAATGTATTACCAGCTATTCGTAGTGTGTCCACATCCTATAGATTTTTACAATTTTTTCTTCTTCCAAAACTTCGTATATTATCCTATGCTGTATATTTATCCTCCTCGAAAGTTTGCCGTGCAGCTCTCCTTTTAATTTCTCATAAGGAGGTGGATTTTGATAAGGATTTTCTTTCAATATTTTCAAAATTTCTTTTGCTTTTTTATCTAATCCGCATTCTTCTAATTTTTTTGCGTCTTTTAAAGCATATCTTGAAAACTTTAG
This genomic interval carries:
- a CDS encoding Txe/YoeB family addiction module toxin; amino-acid sequence: MGYKLKFSRYALKDAKKLEECGLDKKAKEILKILKENPYQNPPPYEKLKGELHGKLSRRINIQHRIIYEVLEEEKIVKIYRMWTHYE
- a CDS encoding VirD4-like conjugal transfer protein, CD1115 family, yielding MKEKALTALMGTTVYMLAGVWLFVPIVRMYMALKGYNGVGNMPDLSFVKTMYANPLLDFKALADKRILTGYLIMSFIVAVITAALIVIARESGVNTAGVEYLKDNGTHGTANWMTESEARKVLGIGTNRGLIFGKINGRTVTLHEKTYFNRNVAVFGASGSMKSRSYVRTNMLQLAKEGKSMVVTDPKGELFNDMARFLRDMGYDVKLFNLVNMTHSDRWNPIAEVKDDIDAQMFTEVVIANTKVIGSKSGDPFWDRAEQNLLKALVLYVVCEYPEENKNLASVYALLASGDSKKVDDIFDTLPAGHPAKMPYNIYAQANETVRTGVVIGLGTRLQVFQNRLVQKLTEVSDIDLTQPARKKCAYFCISSDMDSTFDFLAGLFFSFLFIKLIRYADMNGGRCSPEVYFLLDEFPNIGAIPDFTKKISTIRSRGLHCSVIFQNIAQLRNRYPNDAWQEIIGNCDSRLFLGCTDTATAQFVCDLLGAATVRSVSIRKKAGLEGLFDLGDVSSGTQKRNLLNPDEILRLPPEKAILILRGQKPLMIDKMDYTKHPLAKMIKPEPISMYSPEWAKEEKQNKANVKQVESEKEADMEQTQSAKETDMKHTQDAEEKETDTAENETKFFYISKVKTNESGTEKTEAKESEMKGAENNTVTEVSMNADEQAEKKSQKKNGRKSKKNMNKGW